The window gagcaacatcattgatgtacacagagaagagagtcggcccgaggattgaaccctgtggcacccccatagagactgtcagaggtctggacaacagggcctccgatttgacacactgaactctgtctgagaagtagttgataaaccaaggctgtcgagtctgccaataagaatgtggtgattgacagagtcaaaagccttggccaggtcgatgaatacggctgcacagtaatgtctcttatcgacggcggttatgatgtcgtttagaaccttgatcgtggctgaggtgcacccatgaccagctctgaaaccagattgcatagcggagaaggtacggtgggaatcgaaatggtcggtaatctgtttgttaacttggctttcgaagaccttagaaagacagggtagaatagatataggtctgtagcagtttgggtctagagtgttacctcctttgaagagggggatgacctcggcagctttccaatctttgggaatctcagacgatacaaaagaggttgaacaggctagtaataggggttgcaacaattttaaaACAAACTTAAAAAGTAACAGGTCTAGAACATGCGTCTTAGAGGTCATCCCTGGTCCATCCCAATGCATTTAAAAAGGGCAGCGACTAATTCAAATAAACCTTAGAGACAGTAGTGTTTGATTTTATTTCATTGCCAACAGAAAGACCATTAATTCACGAACCGAGAAACCCATTGCAGCCTCCTTACCACATACAAGAACAGACAGGCAAATAGCCTAACCTCAGATCATGAGACTACACACCAAAGAAGCACCTCATTTTGATTGTGTGATAACGGCTACAAAGCAATATTTTGAAATGGAAACCGTTAGACATATTGGATCTCAAATGAAGAAACAGCGTTTAAAGCACTGGTAAACAAGTAAAAAACAACTGGGCCTGTGTGACAGCAGACCCCACACACAAGCCCCATTTCATTACAGCTATTtcaagagaaacagacagcactGCTCACCTGGCACTCACTCCGACACTGGGAGAAACGTCTTATTAACTGTGACATTTAACAGCCCAGTGGAAGGGGTGAGCTGCAGCAGCAAGATGTTTAATGCGGTTGCCTAATTCCTTCCAATGCATTTTTCTGGAGGCTCGAAGGTTCTAGGCTGACAGCAGTGTAGTGTCGCAGGCAGGAAGGCCTTGTACAGCAGGGAGTATTGTCCAAGAGAATAACCAAGCCAGGCTGCCCTGTACAGCGCTCGGAGcaaccacacacaaacagacacaggcaGGAAAGGTTAGGGGTATTTATAGCCCCACTCTCAGGTTACAGAGTGATCCGTGCTGGCTGCTTATTTAAGCACCTAGCCCTCTCCCACCTTCCCACGTACGTCACATGCGTACACCCCAAAAGCGAGACTAAAAACAGTAAGGGAggcaaaaaaaaatataaataaatcccCCAAAAAAACACGGCTCATTTTGAACAGAGACGTGCTTAGCAATGGCAGGGGAAAATAACAATTAGTGAGCACACAACGGGAAGGAACTGGCAAAGACAGAGGCTCTTCCAGTGAAAACATTCTTCAAATTAAACGTTCAGGTGCCCTCAAGGCTCGACTGATTCATGAGTCTGTCTGGCTAGGACAAGTCCAAACTGCTCTGACGCTTTGAGGGAGAACAAACTAGGCCTATGTGGAATTGAAGTTGAGAGTTAATTATCCAGCAGGTAATGGTTTGTAAACTCACTCAAAACCTAATTCGGCAAAGATATAATATAAAATGCTACTCCAGCAGTACGGAATAACTGTGACCAAAACATACAAAATGCTACTCCAGCAGTACGGAATAACTGTGACCAAAACATACATCTATCACAAATAGAAATAGACAATTGGATAGTAGGATACAATCAGGGGCATTCAAAGACCAAACAACTTCATCCAGAGCCCCCAAAACAACGCATCAGTGCCGATGAAGGATGACCTGTCAGACTGACCTTTGAACTCTCTGACACGACACTATGTCCACACTGACCTCTTCCTTTGACAGTTTAGACTGGAGTAAGGGAGTCAAGACTCATGTTGCTAAGCACTGTTATCAGTTACAGCACGGGGGAAAATCAGCTGCACTAGCTTGCTTGACAGTTGCAATGTCTCGTTAAAAGCAATTCTCCTTTTAGGTGTTCAATTGTGAATGCAGATGGCATGGCGTGATTACAATAGTTTAATGGACTCACGCccaattattaggaaatgtacTATAGAATCACAAGTAGGCTtaccacaggcacacacacacacacacacacactactaaagCACACCAGTCTCACCTTCAATAGGGCATACAGACAGTACATTCACTTCCAGTCTTAGTACTTCCCAAATTATGTTCTCATTTAAACCCCGTCGGGTGCAGCTAATCTGTGAGCATTACATGTATCACTCAGCAAAGAAGGGGGGCAAGGGTTCAGTGTTTCCATTTAGCTGTCCAGTCCTGGCATTCCACCCCCCCTATCCCTCAATTAGGTTGGCAGAGCCACCTGGTAAGGAATATAATCTACCCCTTGTAAATCACCCTGCTTATAAATAGGCTGTACTCAACAACAGAGGATGCTGACCCCCGACCCCTTGTTCCAAACATAACAGTAGCAGAGAGAAACAGCAACCTCCTGTGGGTTTCTCCTTTTCATTCCCATCGACTGCTTTTAAGTTGATATGGTAggtagggcggcaggtagactagcggttaagagtgttggaccagtcACTGAAAGgccactggttcgaatccccccCAGCCAAATTGttcttgtaagtcgctctggataagagcatctgcaaaATGACTTAAATGTAAGTCCAGCGAGTAACACGTACCTTGATCTGTGCTGATCTGACAACAGCTTTGTGATAAGCCAATAAACCTGACAATCACCTCATACACCTGATAATCGTTTTCCAACTCTATGAATGTCTGGCATCTCTGGAACTAAGGCATTTCAAATTGACATTCACAGAGGTCGATCTGAACAAAAAGCTAACTTTTATAAGACATTAAAATTGTGAGCTAGTCAGCAGTGTAACGCATCACGGTGAACATAGAGAACAGTGTACGGCTGTGTGGGGGGTGTAACAGAACTGAGCTATACCACGTGCTGCATAATAAGCATGGGTGTTATGGTAGTACACGCCAGGAAGTCAGAGCAAGAGTGAACGTTCTCACCTTCTGTGCTGTCAGATGGGGTGACGCCTAGCCCCGTGTCCCCACTGTCCGCTGTCCCAGGCCGTCTGCCAAAGCGGCTCTGGAACTTCTCAGACACAGCTGGCGTCTGCCACTCCATGTCAGGAAACCCAGCTGAAACACATACATGTGGGAAAAATACAACCATCATCCACAAGGTGACACTAATAGCATTTCACGACAAGCaggtatcccccccccctcttcatTTTGATGGAGTCTAAAGGCATCCTCATAGCTAAATAGGTTCTGTTTGCTCCTTGCAGAACTTGGTTAGGTGAAGCGAGTGTGTTCTCATACTCCCTAAAGACCTCTGcttaagaaaaaaaaacaaggcaATATTGTTGTTTGTCCCACTTGAGCCACCGTAGCAACAACATTGCCAGAAACACTCAAAATAGTCTTTATTAATCTAAGGTAAATCAAGAAAACGGTCATTAATTTTGACAATTTTTCAGAGGACATCTTAGGATATATTTTTTTGTGGTTTGACAAACACTTCATGTTCCCACTCCTACTAGGAGTAGTACTGTTGACCGATCACCAACGAATGGGCGgctacaaaaatatatatatatacacattgtgTGCACAAACAGCTTGGGAAAAAACCTGCCAAAGACCAAAATGTCATAATATAGGCGCAAACTGTTTAGACTGGGAAGTATATGGTAAGCTTTACCTGTCAGCTTAGACTACAGGTATCTCTGTGAGGTGGTCATTCCACTCAATCAGGCAGgtaatctagtggttagagcgttggggcagtaaccaaaaggttgctagatcgaatctcagagctgccaaggtaaaaatctgtcgttctgtccctgaacaaggcagttaacccactgttcctaggccgtcatagtaaataagaatttgttcttaactggcttgcctagttaaataaaaaataaatgtcacCTGTCAAGAAAGGAGAGTGATATTAGGAACATCTGTGAAATTCTGGGCCACTTTCAGTTGCAGGTAGAAATGCCATAATATGTTCTACATACTATATTTACATCTGAGCGTTTCAAAATGTTGTGTCCTGCTGAACGTGCTCCTTGAGTGGACAAATAGCACAGATTGTTCTAGAGCAATGTGAACTGCAGAACAGTATAGGAAGATATAAAACACAAGCCTTTCCTCCCCCTTGTTATATAATATCCCAGCAATTGCTCAAGAGACCACAAAGTAGAGCCACAGGAACAGCATTTCTGGGCAAACACAGACCAACTGTGCTGGCAAGAACAAACACCTCGAAATTACATAACGGGAGCTTGAGTGGTTTAATGGAGGGGTGTGAAGTCTAAACTGAATTTAAGAGCCAAGGGGGCGAGAGGAATGTTACACAGTTGTATCAGAAACACTCAATAGCATCTGCTGAAGATCCCATATTTCAGTTGAAGTTAGCCCACATGACTGGAAAACAGACGATTCTCGCTCTGATTGCGTTAGAAAGCGAGATCTGTGTAGCTAACCATCTACCTAGATATAGCTTATGCCAGTTAGCTATTGGTCAGCTAAATAACGTTACCAAGCGAACACGGTCCGTGCTATCCGGAATTATTGGGACATGTTTTCACTAAACCCTACCCTAACCATTTAAAATGTTCACTTCAATGCGGGGGGAAAGAATAGCCACGGACCCCAACTTGAACTAACGAGATAGCTAGCTACCTACTGCTACCTAACTAACGCAACTGTAATATAAAGTCGATGGCTAACTTACATGTCAATTGTGTTTGTTAGTTATCTAGCTTGTTTGTTTAATAAAAAGCTACAAGTTAGTCGGCTGCATAGCCTagcaaattagctagctaacgttagctcaaTAAAAATAACAACGCAAGCTAGCTAACAAAGTTGCGTTAATGACATAACATTAGCTATCAGTAACGCTAGCAACCCATGGCGACAGCGTAACAGAACTTCCGTCACCTAAACCTACCTTTTCTGCAATACTTGAAAATGAACGGCTTGAGTGTGCCGAGATTAGCATATGTGTAATTTCGGTCGCTCTCAAGAAATCGTTCTCCTTTGCCAGAGCTGCTGTTCTAGAGTTTAGCTAGCTAACCGCCTCTGATTTGACTCAAACAACACCACAAGCTGCTAGCAACTTCAGAGTCCCGCCCATTTTAAAATAGAATGGAGACATGGGAACGTTCCATTTGTCTAGATCTGATTATAATAGAATTGGTAGATTATGCAGTAGAATTATTGAACATAGAGCAAACCAACTTAATTTGTTGTCTTGAGACTCAAGTAAATTACAACATAAGTCATTCATGTGTCTTTGCAGCATTGTGGGCCTGGGAAACAACATAAGAAACGCATATGAACATTTCAGAAAGTACAAAACAACTCGATGCATTTGGCTCTGTGAGTGATACGTTTTACTCCTCTTGTCTATTGGATTACACTTGTCATCCGTTTACATGAATCAGATTGGCATTTGAAGCATTTATCTCAAGTAAGCTTTTGGCGTAAAACATAGTAGAGTATTTAGCATTTGGAGGACATGTCAGTCACAGTGTTGACTTATTATCAGTCACTGCAGAACAGTAGTTCCGATTTCACAGTCCGGGATCTAGTCTTGTTCACTTTGGCATACAGTGGTGAACGTCTTGATGAGTTCGAGCAAACTTTGGTTTTGTTGACTTTGGCATAGACAGGGAACGGAATTTCCCCCTTTTTATCTTCCTCCTCCAGGTGGTTGCTGCAGTCTGCTGTATGTTGTTGAGAAGCCTGGTTGTCTGTAGTGGGCCATAGATTACAGACCTCTGTGGCCACAACGTCGTACACTACGGACCCAGTGTAGCTGCTGTGTCGTCGGACACTGCTCTTCTCCAGCTCAGGTAAGGGAGGCAACTGCCTCAAAGCCTTCTTCACCGGCCTTGGGGTATCCTGCCCTGGGAAAGACCCTGCACAGAGTGAAACATAAAGAGTGAGCTGAGTGTGATGTGGGGAAACATGTCCAACTGCAAGTGTGATGAACAACTGACTCTGACCTCTGTGTTCTCTTTGGGACTGGGTTGACTTTCTTTTTGAGGATGCTGGTCCAATGATGTTCTTCCTTAGTTCTGAGGTCGTGACCTCAATTGAATCTGGAGGCTGCAATGAGCAATCATATAAgtaccagcagagggagccattgGTTTCAGTTCAGTTTGATTATTCCATACATTTGAATTCCAGCTTTACAttaagtttttatttatttactattttctGGAGCAGGACATCCACAAACAACAGTTAATGGTCATGTAAATGAATTGGTAAGGTGAATGGGACATTCCCATTTATTTTGTACACTGACCCTTTCACCAGAGATCGGTCCCATTTCAGCCAATGACAACCTGGATGTCTTTCTACTAATGGAAAATGCAAACAGGATGTCAGCAATACCTTAAAAAAATGCTCATAAAGGGCCATAATGCAGGAAGAAGTATTACCTTTTTGAACGGATCGCACATAATAACATTGATACTATGAGAAGCAGGAGAAGGGATAAAAGACACAGACTCCACTGCACTGGTGACAATAGTCTCCACACAATCTCCAGAACCATGGCATGGACTTCTTGACAtggacagaagaagaagaaaaaaataagttTCATTTTATGGCACGACAAATCGATCATAGAATTAGAGGCAGAGGGTGCTGCCTGGGTGAAAACAGGTGTACAAACATTTGGAAGGTGGTCTTTGGATCATTCATGATCAAATGTTCATATTTGAAGAAATACCATGTCACTCTTCATTTTTGGTGCAAGTTAATGCCTTTATGATCTTGTCATGTCCACAAGCATAATTAAAACCACATACGTACGTGTTTTGGCTACTACGCATTATTCAGAGTGTGTAGAAGAAGCCTCTGTGCCAAGCTTTGCCAAGGGTTAAATAACACATTCAGAATTTCCCTAAGAAAGAAGTTGAACATTCATAGAATGGGCGCTTACCCTTAGATGCCTGTCTCCAGCTTGTGAACTGAACACTTTGCCTGACCAAGACAGACCACCAGCTGTAATAAATAGAAGCTGCAAAGAAGTTTGGGGAAATCCATCACTACCTCTTTGGTTGTTATGTTAATTGCACAAGCAGCAAGGTTCGCCTGTGACTTCCACAAAGCCAAGTTCTTTGCTTCTCTATTTCAAAAAGTCAATACTCGAAAGcagcttcctctcctcatctgcactgatctgataTTATAATGTAGATACAACAGTGAGCACTAGTGAATGTCTACAGGTGCTTTACACTTCGAGACAATtgtccatttatttattttttatatttttatatcacctttatttaaccaggtaggccagttgagaacaagttctcatttacaactgcgacctggccaagataaagcaaagcagcgcgACACAAACAGCAcatagttacacatgggataaacaaacgtacagtcaataaccaCTGGACCAGTCCATGCCACTGGACAAGTCTCACTGACATGCAGTAATATCATGATTGAGAGTAATGAAAGACCATGTACATATGTATCAGGATATATGTATCTattattttattgattatttcagGATTCATTTATTATTAATTCATTATTTTGTCCCACAGGCCCCACTCCTTCATACATCTCACCAGGAAAACAGTGCTGAATGTCACTGGCGATCTCATATTAGGTTAATAAATCGAAAAATACAGACATGGAAAAAAGTatccaattttcatacttgagtaaaagtataccTGAATAGAAAATCACTCAAGTAAAAAGTAaaagtcacacagtaaaatactacttgagtaaaagtataccttaatagaaaatcacTCAAGTAAAAAGTAAAggtcacacagtaaaatactacttgagtaaaagtataccttaatagaaaatcactcaagtaaaaagtaaaagtcacacagtaaaatactacttgagtaaaagtcagagtatttggttttaaatatacttaagtatcaaaagtaaatgcagttgttaaaatatacttaagtttcaaatgtataaataatGTCAAAATCCTTATATTAATAAAAAACAGATGTACAATGTTCATGATTTCTTTAATTTATGGATAGACAGGGGCACTCAAACacttagacataatttacaaattaagcatttgtgtttagcaAGTCCACCAGATTCGAGGCAGTCGGGATAATCAAGGATGTTTTTcagtcctgctaagcatttaaaatgtaacgtaaatgtatggagtaaaaattatataattttctttagaaatgtagtgaagtaaaagttgtcaaaaataaaaatagtaaagtacagatatccccccaaaatacttaagtagtactttatagTATGTTTTgcttaaatactttacaccactggaaaaaaataaaaaacattctaAGGAACTTTGCAACTTTTTCATTTGTCTAATTGACCTGTCACTCAACAGTACAGTCGCGCAACGGAAGAAAAACAGCGGTGCAATTCACAG of the Oncorhynchus clarkii lewisi isolate Uvic-CL-2024 chromosome 3, UVic_Ocla_1.0, whole genome shotgun sequence genome contains:
- the LOC139394422 gene encoding uncharacterized protein, whose product is MVLEIVWRLLSPVQWSLCLLSLLLLLIVSMLLCAIRSKSRKTSRLSLAEMGPISGERPPDSIEVTTSELRKNIIGPASSKRKSTQSQREHRGSFPGQDTPRPVKKALRQLPPLPELEKSSVRRHSSYTGSVVYDVVATEVCNLWPTTDNQASQQHTADCSNHLEEEDKKGEIPFPVYAKVNKTKVCSNSSRRSPLYAKVNKTRSRTVKSELLFCSD